From the genome of Mixophyes fleayi isolate aMixFle1 chromosome 2, aMixFle1.hap1, whole genome shotgun sequence, one region includes:
- the RCBTB2 gene encoding RCC1 and BTB domain-containing protein 2 isoform X1, with protein sequence MLMMVDVGKWPIFALCPQEDLKFIRQACVFGSGNEVLYITKNDEVFVMGTNSSGCLGTGDAQSTIEPRCLNVLTGKRIVSLSCGSGPHVVIVTSDGEVYSWGHNAYSQLGNGSTNQSLTPCQVSTNLVNKKVVGVTCGSHHSMVSTSDGEVYAWGYNNSGQVGSGSTANQPIPRRVTSCLQNKVVVGIACGQMCSMAIVDNGEVYAWGYNGNGQLGLGSSGNQPTPCRIAALQGIRVEQIVCGYAHTLALTDEGGMYAWGANSYGQLGTGNKSNQSYPVQVFVDKERIVEIAACHSSHTSAARSQSGQVYMWGQCRGQAVVSPHLTHFTCTDDVFACFSTPAIMWRLLSVEPDDHLTVAESLKKEFDNPETADIKFLVDEKYIHVHKVLLQIRCEHFRSFLHESNEDVIETNQFSYPVFHAFLEYLYTDHISITPEDAIGLLELATMYRESRLKQLCQQTIKQGICEENAVILLSAAVKYDAQDLEDFCFRFCINHMTMVTQTDAFADMDGELLKKFINKASKSGAFKN encoded by the exons ATGCTGATGATGGTAGATGTTGGAAAATGGCCAATCTTTGCACTTTGCCCTCAAGAGGATCTGAAGTTTATCAGACAAGCATGTGTGTTTGGTTCTGGAAATGAGGTGTTATATATCACGAAAAATGATGAG GTGTTTGTTATGGGTACAAACAGCAGCGGCTGTTTAGGGACTGGAGATGCTCAAAGTACAATTGAACCAAGATGTCTTAATGTGCTCACTGGGAAGAGGATAGTCAGTCTGAGCTGTGGAAGTGGCCCTCATGTTGTCATTGTTACTTCTG ATGGAGAAGTATATAGCTGGGGCCATAATGCCTACAGCCAGCTTGGCAATGGGTCCACTAATCAATCACTAACTCCATGCCAAGTATCCACTAACTTGGTAAACAAGAAGGTTGTGGGTGTGACTTGTGGCTCACATCATTCTATGGTCTCTACATCTGATGGCGAG GTGTATGCCTGGGGTTACAATAATTCTGGGCAGGTTGGTTCTGGCTCTACTGCTAATCAGCCAATTCCTAGAAGAGTAACTAGCTGTCTACAGAATAAGGTTGTAGTTGGTATTGCTTGTGGTCAGATGTGCTCCATGGCTATAGTGGATAATGGAGAG gtttatgCATGGGGCTACAACGGAAATGGCCAGCTGGGGCTGGGCAGCAGTGGCAACCAGCCAACGCCATGCAGAATAGCCGCTCTTCAAGGTATTCGTGTGGAACAG ATTGTGTGTGGTTACGCACATACCCTGGCATTAACAGATGAAGGTGGGATGTATGCTTGGGGAGCCAACTCCTATGGTCAGTTGGGTACAGGAAATAAAAGTAACCAGTCCTACCCTGTTCAAGTGTTTGTGGATAAAGAAAG AATAGTAGAAATCGCAGCTTGCCACTCCTCTCACACGTCTGCTGCTAGATCACAGAGTGGTCAGGTGTACATGTGGGGACAGTGCCGAGGACAGGCTGTCGTCTCCCCGCATCTCACCCACTTCACCTGCACAGATGACGTGTTTGCCTGCTTCTCCACCCCTGCTATAATGTGGCGCCTCCTTTCTGTAG AGCCAGATGATCACCTGACTGTAGCGGAATCACTGAAGAAGGAATTTGATAATCCTGAGACTGCAGACATAAAGTTTTTAGTGGACGAAAAATATATTCATGTGCACAAAGTTCTTCTTCAAATTAG GTGTGAACATTTTCGTTCATTTTTGCATGAAAGCAATGAAGATGTAATTGAAACGAACCAGTTTTCTTATCCAGTATTTCATGCCTTTCTGGAATATCTGTACACAGATCATATCAGTATTACTCCAGAGGATGCCATTG GACTTTTGGAGCTAGCAACAATGTATAGGGAAAGTAGACTGAAGCAGCTATGCCAGCAGACCATTAAACAAGGTATCTGTGAAGAGAATGCGGTCATACTACTGTCAGCTGCTGTTAAGTATGATGCTCAG GATCTAGAGGACTTTTGCTTTAGATTCTGCATAAACCATATGACTATGGTTACCCAGACGGATGCCTTTGCTGACATGGACGGTGAACTTCTGAAGAAGTTTATTAATAAGGCGAGCAAATCGGGTGCTTTCAAGAACTGA
- the RCBTB2 gene encoding RCC1 and BTB domain-containing protein 2 isoform X2, which yields MLMMVDVGKWPIFALCPQEDLKFIRQACVFGSGNEVLYITKNDEVFVMGTNSSGCLGTGDAQSTIEPRCLNVLTGKRIVSLSCGSGPHVVIVTSDGEVYSWGHNAYSQLGNGSTNQSLTPCQVSTNLVNKKVVGVTCGSHHSMVSTSDGEVYAWGYNNSGQVGSGSTANQPIPRRVTSCLQNKVVVGIACGQMCSMAIVDNGEVYAWGYNGNGQLGLGSSGNQPTPCRIAALQGIRVEQIVCGYAHTLALTDEGGMYAWGANSYGQLGTGNKSNQSYPVQVFVDKERIVEIAACHSSHTSAARSQSGQVYMWGQCRGQAVVSPHLTHFTCTDDVFACFSTPAIMWRLLSVEPDDHLTVAESLKKEFDNPETADIKFLVDEKYIHVHKVLLQIRCEHFRSFLHESNEDVIETNQFSYPVFHAFLEYLYTDHISITPEDAIGLLELATMYRESRLKQLCQQTIKQGSRGLLL from the exons ATGCTGATGATGGTAGATGTTGGAAAATGGCCAATCTTTGCACTTTGCCCTCAAGAGGATCTGAAGTTTATCAGACAAGCATGTGTGTTTGGTTCTGGAAATGAGGTGTTATATATCACGAAAAATGATGAG GTGTTTGTTATGGGTACAAACAGCAGCGGCTGTTTAGGGACTGGAGATGCTCAAAGTACAATTGAACCAAGATGTCTTAATGTGCTCACTGGGAAGAGGATAGTCAGTCTGAGCTGTGGAAGTGGCCCTCATGTTGTCATTGTTACTTCTG ATGGAGAAGTATATAGCTGGGGCCATAATGCCTACAGCCAGCTTGGCAATGGGTCCACTAATCAATCACTAACTCCATGCCAAGTATCCACTAACTTGGTAAACAAGAAGGTTGTGGGTGTGACTTGTGGCTCACATCATTCTATGGTCTCTACATCTGATGGCGAG GTGTATGCCTGGGGTTACAATAATTCTGGGCAGGTTGGTTCTGGCTCTACTGCTAATCAGCCAATTCCTAGAAGAGTAACTAGCTGTCTACAGAATAAGGTTGTAGTTGGTATTGCTTGTGGTCAGATGTGCTCCATGGCTATAGTGGATAATGGAGAG gtttatgCATGGGGCTACAACGGAAATGGCCAGCTGGGGCTGGGCAGCAGTGGCAACCAGCCAACGCCATGCAGAATAGCCGCTCTTCAAGGTATTCGTGTGGAACAG ATTGTGTGTGGTTACGCACATACCCTGGCATTAACAGATGAAGGTGGGATGTATGCTTGGGGAGCCAACTCCTATGGTCAGTTGGGTACAGGAAATAAAAGTAACCAGTCCTACCCTGTTCAAGTGTTTGTGGATAAAGAAAG AATAGTAGAAATCGCAGCTTGCCACTCCTCTCACACGTCTGCTGCTAGATCACAGAGTGGTCAGGTGTACATGTGGGGACAGTGCCGAGGACAGGCTGTCGTCTCCCCGCATCTCACCCACTTCACCTGCACAGATGACGTGTTTGCCTGCTTCTCCACCCCTGCTATAATGTGGCGCCTCCTTTCTGTAG AGCCAGATGATCACCTGACTGTAGCGGAATCACTGAAGAAGGAATTTGATAATCCTGAGACTGCAGACATAAAGTTTTTAGTGGACGAAAAATATATTCATGTGCACAAAGTTCTTCTTCAAATTAG GTGTGAACATTTTCGTTCATTTTTGCATGAAAGCAATGAAGATGTAATTGAAACGAACCAGTTTTCTTATCCAGTATTTCATGCCTTTCTGGAATATCTGTACACAGATCATATCAGTATTACTCCAGAGGATGCCATTG GACTTTTGGAGCTAGCAACAATGTATAGGGAAAGTAGACTGAAGCAGCTATGCCAGCAGACCATTAAACAAG GATCTAGAGGACTTTTGCTTTAG